From Candidatus Hadarchaeales archaeon, one genomic window encodes:
- a CDS encoding DNA-directed RNA polymerase subunit B: MLKDRWVLVEAFLKERGLVRQHLDSYNDFIKNGLQRVIDDVGGIDLDIEGTYVEFGKITVGTPWFREADGSHARFPDVTPAIARIRNMSYLAPLFLEMSIVYKGQRGPPQRVMIGEIPVMLKSEICVLYGRTDEELIAMGEDPMDPGGYFIINGSERVIVIQDDLATNSILVERDERQGVEVAKVFSSRRGFRALVVVERKRDGLIRVSFPAVPGQLPFVVVMRALGLVKDKDIVEAVSDDPEIIRELFENLQEGAEIKTEKDALDIIGKRVAIGQVKSYRLQRAQEVLDKYLLPHIGTSPEDRLAKAYFLGSMVERVIELSLGRREVDDKDHYGNKRLKLSGEMLENIFRVALLNLIKDIKYQLERSHSRGRELNLRTAARADLLTEQIRHTLATGNWPGGRTGVSQLLDRTNYISTLSHLRRIVSPLSRSQPHFEARDLHPTHWGKICPSETPEGPNCGLVKNLALTAEISTGADEEEVEKALYKMGVTPIRKGGERSGRVVVLLNGRVVGTVEDGEKLAREIRERRRRGELSDQVNVRFKKDTKEVAVWCDHGRVRRPLIVVKDGKPLVTDQHLEMLKSGRMTWGDLVRMGVVEYLDADEEENTYVAINPEELTPAHTHLELHPLVILGVSASLIPYAEHNQSPRNTYGANMAKQALGVFSTAMHTRTDTHSYFLHYPQRPLVGTKVMEIVGLRKRPSGQNLVVAIACYGGYNMEDAIIVNRDSIDRGLGRSTSFTIYEAEEGRYSGGQKDKFEIPSEEIRGYSDASHYAQLGEEGIVEVESRLRVEDVVIGRTSPPRFFEETDEFGVKMEMGRRESSVRIKPGEEGIADMVYLVMTAEGNRAARVRVRSLRIPELGDKFASRHGQKGVVGLIMDGADMPFTENGIVPDLIINPHAIPSRMSIGQLLEMVAGKAGALAGREIDGTTFEGEPEERIRKILLECGFSPAGKEVMYNGMTGEMIPAEIFIGVCYYQKLHHMAADKIHVRSRGPVQVLTHQPTEGRAREGGLRFGEMERDCLIGYGAARLLRDRLLESSDKFDALICGRCGHFAVHDKKRNRIYCPFCEEESEIYTVEMPYAFKLLLDELRSLCLDTRIKLRDKA; encoded by the coding sequence ATGTTAAAGGACAGATGGGTATTGGTGGAAGCCTTCCTTAAAGAAAGGGGATTGGTTAGACAACATTTGGATTCCTATAACGACTTCATCAAGAATGGGCTCCAGCGGGTTATAGACGACGTAGGGGGGATAGACCTTGACATCGAGGGAACCTACGTGGAATTCGGGAAGATCACGGTGGGGACTCCCTGGTTTAGGGAGGCCGATGGGTCTCATGCCAGGTTTCCCGACGTCACCCCTGCCATAGCTAGGATACGCAACATGAGTTACCTGGCTCCCCTCTTCCTCGAAATGAGCATTGTCTACAAAGGACAGAGGGGACCCCCACAGAGGGTGATGATTGGGGAGATTCCGGTGATGCTGAAGTCCGAAATATGCGTGCTTTATGGGAGGACGGATGAGGAGCTCATCGCCATGGGGGAGGATCCCATGGATCCCGGAGGTTACTTCATCATCAACGGCTCTGAAAGGGTTATCGTGATCCAGGACGATCTGGCCACGAACTCCATCCTAGTGGAAAGGGATGAGAGACAGGGAGTAGAGGTTGCAAAGGTTTTCTCGAGCCGCAGGGGTTTCAGGGCTTTGGTGGTAGTGGAGAGGAAGAGGGATGGACTGATAAGGGTGTCCTTCCCCGCGGTACCTGGACAGCTCCCCTTCGTGGTGGTGATGAGGGCCTTGGGATTGGTGAAGGATAAGGACATCGTGGAGGCGGTTTCCGATGATCCCGAGATCATAAGGGAACTCTTCGAGAACCTGCAGGAGGGTGCGGAGATCAAAACGGAGAAGGATGCGCTCGACATCATAGGGAAGAGGGTGGCCATAGGGCAGGTAAAGAGTTACAGACTCCAGAGGGCCCAAGAAGTCCTGGATAAATACCTCCTCCCCCACATAGGCACCTCTCCCGAGGACAGACTGGCTAAGGCCTACTTCCTCGGTAGCATGGTGGAGAGAGTGATAGAACTCTCGCTGGGTAGAAGGGAGGTGGATGACAAGGACCACTACGGAAACAAACGTCTGAAGCTCAGCGGTGAGATGCTTGAGAACATCTTCAGGGTGGCCCTTCTAAACCTCATCAAGGATATCAAATACCAGCTGGAGCGCTCCCATTCCAGGGGCAGGGAGCTCAACCTGAGGACGGCGGCTAGGGCGGATCTCCTCACCGAGCAGATCAGGCATACCTTGGCCACGGGGAACTGGCCTGGTGGTAGGACGGGGGTCAGTCAGCTCCTGGACAGGACCAACTACATCTCCACCCTCTCGCACCTCCGCAGGATCGTCTCCCCCCTGAGCAGGAGCCAGCCCCACTTCGAGGCCAGGGACCTGCATCCCACCCACTGGGGTAAGATATGTCCTTCTGAAACTCCGGAAGGACCAAACTGTGGATTGGTCAAGAACCTCGCCCTCACGGCAGAGATCTCCACTGGTGCCGATGAAGAGGAAGTGGAGAAGGCCCTCTACAAGATGGGGGTAACCCCCATCAGGAAGGGAGGAGAGCGGAGCGGTAGGGTGGTGGTCCTCCTGAACGGGAGGGTGGTGGGTACGGTGGAAGATGGGGAAAAGCTGGCGAGGGAGATAAGGGAGAGGAGGAGGAGGGGTGAACTCAGCGACCAGGTAAATGTTAGGTTCAAGAAGGACACAAAGGAGGTAGCCGTTTGGTGTGACCACGGAAGGGTGAGGAGACCACTGATTGTGGTGAAGGATGGCAAACCCTTGGTTACGGACCAGCACCTGGAAATGCTCAAGAGCGGGAGGATGACTTGGGGGGATCTCGTCAGGATGGGGGTGGTGGAATACTTGGATGCGGACGAGGAAGAGAACACTTATGTGGCGATAAATCCCGAAGAGCTCACTCCCGCCCACACCCACCTCGAGCTCCATCCCTTGGTTATCCTGGGAGTAAGTGCTTCCCTCATTCCCTACGCGGAGCACAACCAGTCACCACGCAATACCTATGGAGCTAACATGGCCAAACAGGCGCTGGGTGTTTTCTCCACCGCCATGCATACGAGAACGGACACTCATTCCTATTTCCTCCACTATCCCCAGCGTCCCTTGGTGGGAACGAAGGTAATGGAAATTGTGGGATTGAGGAAGAGGCCCAGCGGACAGAACTTGGTGGTGGCAATAGCCTGTTATGGTGGTTACAACATGGAAGATGCCATCATCGTGAACAGGGATTCAATAGACAGGGGGTTGGGGAGGAGCACCTCCTTTACCATTTACGAGGCCGAAGAGGGCAGGTACTCTGGGGGACAGAAGGATAAGTTCGAAATACCAAGCGAGGAAATAAGAGGTTATTCCGATGCTTCCCACTACGCCCAGTTGGGAGAGGAAGGAATAGTGGAAGTGGAGTCGAGGCTCAGGGTGGAGGATGTGGTCATAGGAAGGACCAGTCCTCCGAGGTTCTTTGAAGAAACGGACGAATTCGGGGTGAAAATGGAGATGGGGAGGAGGGAGAGCTCCGTGAGGATAAAGCCTGGGGAAGAAGGAATAGCCGACATGGTTTACTTGGTGATGACGGCGGAGGGGAACAGAGCGGCCAGAGTGAGGGTTAGGAGCCTCAGGATTCCGGAGCTGGGTGACAAGTTTGCTTCAAGGCACGGGCAGAAGGGGGTAGTGGGGCTGATCATGGATGGGGCGGACATGCCCTTTACCGAGAACGGTATAGTACCCGATCTCATCATCAATCCGCACGCCATTCCCTCCAGGATGTCTATAGGGCAGTTGCTCGAGATGGTTGCAGGAAAAGCCGGAGCCCTAGCGGGAAGGGAGATAGACGGCACGACCTTTGAAGGAGAACCCGAGGAAAGGATAAGGAAAATACTTTTGGAGTGCGGCTTCAGTCCCGCCGGGAAGGAGGTAATGTACAACGGAATGACGGGCGAGATGATCCCTGCGGAGATCTTCATAGGTGTGTGTTATTATCAGAAACTCCATCACATGGCAGCGGACAAAATCCACGTGAGGTCCAGAGGACCCGTCCAGGTGCTTACCCACCAGCCCACGGAAGGAAGGGCGAGGGAAGGAGGGCTGAGGTTTGGGGAAATGGAGAGGGACTGCCTCATAGGGTATGGGGCAGCCAGGTTACTCAGGGATAGACTGCTGGAGAGCTCGGACAAGTTCGATGCCCTGATCTGCGGAAGATGCGGACATTTCGCCGTCCACGACAAGAAGAGGAACAGGATTTACTGTCCGTTCTGCGAAGAGGAGTCGGAGATTTACACGGTGGAGATGCCCTATGCCTTCAAACTGCTTTTGGATGAGCTGAGGTCCTTGTGTTTGGACACCCGCATAAAGCTGCGGGACAAGGCTTGA
- a CDS encoding DNA-directed RNA polymerase subunit H — protein sequence MGSNPTRPVWGGKMEEGFDPRGHVLVPEHRVLSEEEKEEILRKYKVKPHQLPLMKSTDPVARAIGAKPGDIVEVKRESPTAGRTLAYRYVVEG from the coding sequence GTGGGTTCGAATCCCACCAGGCCCGTATGGGGTGGGAAGATGGAGGAAGGCTTCGATCCCCGGGGGCACGTACTGGTGCCGGAGCATAGGGTTTTGTCAGAAGAGGAAAAAGAAGAAATCCTGAGAAAGTATAAGGTGAAGCCCCATCAGCTTCCCCTCATGAAGAGCACGGATCCCGTAGCGAGGGCAATAGGTGCAAAACCCGGGGATATAGTAGAAGTGAAGAGGGAAAGTCCCACCGCCGGTAGGACCTTGGCCTATAGATATGTGGTGGAGGGATGA